From a region of the Streptomyces sp. NBC_00193 genome:
- a CDS encoding NADH-quinone oxidoreductase subunit D yields the protein MTETTVGIGGAAESTDMVLNIGPQHPSTHGVLRLRLVLDGERIVSAEPVVGYMHRGAEKLFEARDYRQIVMLANRHDWLSAFSNELGVVMAVERMLGMEVPERAVWMRTLLAELNRVLNHLMFLGSYPLELGGITPIFHAFREREELQAVMEEISGGRMHYMFNRVGGLKEDLPAGWLGRARAAIADVNTRMHVYDDLVRGNEIFRARTRGVGVLSAEAVHAYGVSGPIARASGVDFDLRRDEPYLAYGELQDVLKVVTRTEGDCLARFEVLLEQTHNALDIAVACLDRMAELAPGPINQRLPKVLKAPEGETYAWTENPLGINGYYLVSKGEKTPYRLKLRSASYNNIQALAVLLPGQLVADMVSILGSLFFVVGDIDK from the coding sequence ATGACGGAGACCACGGTCGGCATCGGCGGCGCGGCGGAGAGCACCGACATGGTGCTCAACATCGGCCCCCAGCACCCTTCCACGCACGGCGTGCTGCGCCTGCGCCTCGTCCTGGACGGCGAGCGCATCGTCAGCGCCGAGCCCGTGGTCGGCTACATGCACCGCGGCGCCGAGAAGCTCTTCGAGGCCCGCGACTACCGCCAGATCGTGATGCTCGCGAACCGCCACGACTGGCTGTCCGCGTTCTCCAACGAGCTGGGCGTGGTCATGGCCGTCGAGCGGATGCTCGGCATGGAGGTGCCCGAGCGGGCCGTGTGGATGCGGACCCTGCTCGCCGAGCTGAACCGGGTCCTGAACCACCTGATGTTCCTCGGCTCGTACCCCCTGGAGCTGGGCGGGATCACCCCGATCTTCCACGCGTTCCGCGAGCGCGAGGAGCTCCAGGCCGTCATGGAGGAGATCTCCGGCGGCCGCATGCACTACATGTTCAACCGCGTCGGCGGCCTCAAGGAGGACCTGCCCGCCGGCTGGCTGGGCCGGGCCCGCGCCGCCATCGCCGACGTCAACACGCGCATGCACGTCTACGACGACCTGGTCCGCGGCAACGAGATCTTCCGCGCCCGCACCCGCGGCGTCGGCGTCCTGTCCGCCGAGGCCGTGCACGCGTACGGGGTCTCCGGCCCGATCGCCCGCGCCTCCGGCGTCGACTTCGACCTGCGCCGCGACGAGCCGTACCTCGCCTACGGCGAGCTCCAGGACGTCCTGAAGGTCGTCACCCGCACCGAGGGCGACTGCCTGGCCCGCTTCGAGGTCCTGCTGGAGCAGACCCACAACGCGCTGGACATCGCGGTCGCCTGCCTGGACCGGATGGCGGAGCTGGCGCCCGGACCGATCAACCAGCGGCTGCCGAAGGTGCTGAAGGCTCCCGAGGGCGAGACGTACGCGTGGACCGAGAACCCCCTCGGCATCAACGGCTACTACCTGGTCTCCAAGGGCGAGAAGACCCCGTACCGGCTCAAGCTGCGCTCGGCCTCGTACAACAACATCCAGGCGCTCGCGGTGCTGCTCCCCGGGCAGCTGGTCGCGGACATGGTCTCGATCCTCGGCTCGCTGTTCTTCGTCGTCGGCGACATCGACAAGTGA
- a CDS encoding arylamine N-acetyltransferase encodes MTSGTAAGPHPGRDAMYAAYLRRLGIEEPGAPSVEGLFALQRAHLERVPYENVDIQLGRAPGIDPELSARRFAAGRGGYCFHLNGALAALLDHLGYEVTRHVGGVYKESQSEDALRGVSGDHLALTVRVPGTGTGFYVDAGLGDGPYEPLPLREGPYRQGSFAYSLERLPGTGWLYRHPGSSAPLVNFRAEPAGTAGAAGFEAEHVRLSTSADSGFVRTFAALRRDADGIDALRGRVLSRIDPVQGNTERVLDGPEEFYAALEGVFGRALDDLSPTDRTALWTRVSRAHESWAAAREAASEAGREG; translated from the coding sequence ATGACCTCCGGCACAGCAGCAGGCCCGCACCCCGGCAGAGACGCCATGTACGCCGCCTACCTGCGGCGGCTCGGCATCGAGGAGCCCGGCGCGCCCTCCGTCGAGGGGCTGTTCGCCCTCCAGCGGGCGCACCTGGAGCGGGTCCCGTACGAGAACGTCGACATCCAGCTCGGCCGCGCCCCCGGCATCGACCCCGAGCTGTCGGCACGCCGCTTCGCCGCCGGACGCGGCGGCTACTGCTTCCACCTCAACGGGGCCCTCGCCGCCCTCCTGGACCACCTCGGCTACGAGGTCACCCGCCACGTGGGCGGCGTGTACAAGGAATCCCAGTCCGAAGACGCCCTGCGGGGCGTGAGCGGGGACCACCTGGCGCTCACCGTCCGCGTGCCGGGCACCGGGACCGGGTTCTACGTGGACGCCGGGCTCGGAGACGGCCCGTACGAGCCGCTGCCGCTGCGCGAAGGCCCGTACCGCCAGGGGTCCTTCGCCTACTCCCTGGAGCGGCTGCCCGGAACGGGCTGGCTCTACCGCCACCCGGGCAGCTCCGCCCCGCTCGTGAACTTCCGCGCGGAGCCCGCCGGGACGGCGGGAGCGGCCGGCTTCGAGGCCGAGCACGTCCGGCTGTCGACCTCCGCGGACTCCGGTTTCGTACGGACCTTCGCGGCCCTGCGGCGCGACGCGGACGGCATCGACGCCCTGCGGGGACGGGTGCTGAGCCGGATCGACCCGGTACAGGGGAACACGGAGCGGGTGCTCGACGGCCCCGAGGAGTTCTACGCCGCGCTGGAGGGCGTCTTCGGCCGCGCGCTCGACGACCTGAGCCCGACGGACCGCACGGCCCTGTGGACCCGGGTGAGCCGGGCCCACGAGAGCTGGGCGGCCGCCCGCGAGGCCGCCTCCGAAGCCGGCCGCGAGGGCTGA
- a CDS encoding alpha/beta hydrolase, producing the protein MTTQQKHSNRQWLRRGAAAVALAAVLGGLAAPVAFAAPDPVAGPASAATAQGGRGHLISLTALERLAPADVTARLAPHGFDASTVRYGVCAYRLTYATVDPQGRPTTATGLLVLPRGGPHRLDLVSDTHGTVATRDDAPSGGAGYNRITPYLHASAGRAVAAPDYLGLGGGPGAHPYMDTRSSVTASVDMLKAARTAADRLGRPVTRDVYATGFSQGAQVAMALGRELSRPSSGFRLRALAPVAGPYDLDGSELPGITDGRVDPHTAVFYLSYFLTAQNRLHPLYADPAEVFRAPYAQAVETLFDGSHGFEEIVAGLPTSPQELLTPEWYENVRAPRGALQTALKTNDDACDWKPAAPVRLYAGSGDTDVPFANTQACAADLARHGVRAKVVDQGPDADHVVSVIRSAPQAVRWFDSLGRENGPR; encoded by the coding sequence ATGACGACGCAGCAGAAGCACAGCAACCGCCAGTGGCTCCGGCGCGGGGCCGCCGCCGTGGCGCTCGCCGCCGTTCTCGGCGGGCTCGCCGCGCCCGTGGCGTTCGCCGCCCCGGACCCGGTGGCGGGTCCCGCGTCCGCCGCGACCGCACAGGGCGGCCGCGGGCACCTGATCTCCCTCACCGCCCTGGAGCGCCTCGCCCCCGCGGACGTCACCGCCCGCCTCGCACCCCACGGCTTCGACGCGTCCACGGTCCGGTACGGGGTCTGCGCCTACCGCCTCACCTACGCCACCGTCGACCCCCAGGGCCGCCCGACCACCGCCACCGGCCTGCTCGTGCTCCCCCGAGGGGGCCCGCACCGGCTCGACCTGGTCTCCGACACCCACGGCACGGTCGCCACCCGCGACGACGCCCCGTCCGGGGGCGCGGGCTACAACAGGATCACCCCGTACCTGCACGCCTCCGCCGGCCGCGCCGTCGCCGCCCCGGACTACCTGGGCCTGGGCGGCGGGCCCGGCGCCCATCCGTACATGGACACCCGGTCCTCGGTCACCGCCTCCGTCGACATGCTGAAGGCCGCCCGGACGGCGGCCGACCGGCTGGGGCGCCCCGTCACCCGGGACGTGTACGCCACCGGCTTCTCCCAGGGAGCCCAGGTGGCGATGGCCCTGGGCCGTGAACTGTCCCGCCCCTCCAGCGGCTTCCGGCTGCGCGCGCTCGCCCCGGTCGCCGGTCCGTACGACCTGGACGGCTCCGAGCTGCCGGGCATCACCGACGGCCGGGTCGACCCGCACACCGCCGTCTTCTACCTCTCCTACTTCCTCACCGCCCAGAACCGGCTGCACCCGCTCTACGCCGATCCGGCCGAGGTGTTCCGCGCACCTTACGCACAGGCTGTGGAAACCCTGTTCGACGGGAGCCACGGCTTCGAGGAGATCGTGGCGGGGCTCCCCACCTCACCGCAGGAGCTGCTCACCCCGGAGTGGTACGAGAACGTCCGTGCCCCGCGCGGGGCGCTGCAGACGGCCCTGAAGACCAACGACGACGCCTGCGACTGGAAGCCCGCCGCGCCGGTCCGCCTCTACGCCGGGTCGGGCGACACCGACGTCCCCTTCGCCAACACCCAGGCGTGCGCGGCCGATCTGGCCCGCCACGGAGTCCGCGCGAAGGTCGTCGACCAGGGCCCGGACGCCGATCACGTCGTCTCGGTGATCCGCTCGGCCCCGCAGGCCGTCCGCTGGTTCGACTCGCTGGGCCGGGAGAACGGGCCCCGCTAG
- a CDS encoding ABC transporter substrate-binding protein, protein MSKSTRALGAALGAVALTASLAACGGDSLEKTNGGGSSAAASGSSEGAKGGKLVIGAAGFTESNVLAELYAQVLKGAGYDTSITTVSNRELYEPSLEKGEIDVVPEYAATLAEFLNAKVNGSKAPTEKPVASSDVTATVAALEKLAGPLGLKALPAGSAVDQNAFAVSKEFAAKNNLKTLSDLGKSGLKVKIAAGDECAVRPFCAPGLKTTYGIDVSGIDPKGVGTPQAKQAVKDGADQLVLTTTTDATLDSFGLVLLEDDKKLQNADNVLPVVNSKDAGAPGIAAALDKITKALTTADLVELNRKVDAERAKPADVAKAYLESKGLLKK, encoded by the coding sequence ATGAGCAAGTCCACGCGCGCCCTCGGCGCGGCCCTGGGCGCGGTCGCCCTGACCGCCTCGCTCGCCGCGTGCGGCGGCGACAGCCTGGAGAAGACCAACGGCGGGGGCTCCTCCGCCGCAGCCTCCGGGTCCTCCGAGGGCGCCAAGGGCGGCAAGCTGGTGATCGGCGCCGCCGGCTTCACCGAGTCCAACGTGCTGGCCGAGCTGTACGCGCAGGTCCTCAAGGGCGCCGGCTACGACACGTCGATCACCACGGTCAGCAACCGCGAGCTGTACGAACCCTCGCTGGAGAAGGGCGAGATCGACGTCGTCCCGGAGTACGCGGCGACCCTCGCGGAGTTCCTCAACGCCAAGGTGAACGGTTCCAAGGCGCCGACGGAGAAGCCGGTCGCGTCGAGCGATGTGACGGCGACGGTGGCGGCCCTGGAGAAGCTGGCGGGCCCGCTGGGCCTGAAGGCGCTGCCCGCGGGCTCGGCGGTCGACCAGAACGCCTTCGCGGTGAGCAAGGAATTCGCCGCGAAGAACAATCTCAAGACCCTTTCCGATCTGGGCAAGTCCGGTCTGAAGGTGAAGATCGCGGCCGGTGACGAATGCGCGGTGCGGCCCTTCTGCGCACCCGGATTGAAGACGACATACGGAATCGATGTTTCCGGTATCGACCCCAAGGGCGTCGGAACCCCGCAGGCCAAGCAGGCGGTCAAGGACGGCGCGGACCAGCTCGTCCTCACCACCACCACGGACGCCACCCTCGACAGCTTCGGCCTGGTCCTGCTGGAGGACGACAAGAAGCTCCAGAACGCCGACAACGTGCTCCCGGTGGTCAACTCCAAGGACGCCGGCGCCCCCGGGATCGCGGCCGCCCTCGACAAGATCACCAAGGCGCTCACCACGGCCGATCTGGTCGAGCTCAACCGCAAGGTCGACGCCGAGCGCGCCAAGCCGGCGGATGTCGCGAAGGCCTATCTGGAGTCCAAGGGCCTTCTGAAGAAGTAG
- a CDS encoding ABC transporter permease: MGVLGQAWDWLADGANWAGESGVWHRLGEHVYVSGVALALACAVALPVGLWLGHLGKGGGLAVNVSNIGRAVPVFAVLALFMVSPLRNAGYVPTIAALVLFAIPPLLTNAYVGMREVDRSVVEAARGMGMSGRQLFWRVELPLARGLVMTGLRSGAVQVIATATIAAMVGQGGLGRIITAGFNTYNTPQVVAGALLVAALALLVEGALVAADRLLPGAATR; this comes from the coding sequence ATGGGCGTGCTGGGACAGGCCTGGGACTGGCTGGCCGACGGGGCCAACTGGGCCGGGGAGAGCGGGGTCTGGCACCGGCTCGGCGAGCACGTGTACGTCAGCGGTGTCGCCCTGGCCCTGGCCTGTGCGGTGGCCCTGCCGGTCGGACTGTGGCTGGGCCACCTCGGCAAGGGCGGCGGCCTCGCCGTCAACGTCTCCAACATCGGGCGGGCCGTGCCGGTCTTCGCGGTGCTGGCGCTGTTCATGGTCTCCCCGCTGCGCAACGCCGGGTACGTGCCCACCATCGCCGCGCTGGTCCTCTTCGCGATCCCGCCGCTGCTGACCAATGCCTACGTGGGCATGCGCGAGGTCGACCGCTCGGTGGTGGAGGCCGCGCGGGGCATGGGCATGTCCGGCCGCCAGCTGTTCTGGCGGGTGGAACTGCCGCTCGCGCGCGGCCTGGTGATGACGGGACTGCGTTCGGGAGCCGTCCAGGTCATCGCCACGGCCACCATCGCCGCCATGGTCGGCCAGGGCGGCCTCGGCCGGATCATCACCGCCGGCTTCAACACGTACAACACCCCGCAGGTCGTCGCGGGCGCCCTGCTGGTCGCCGCGCTGGCCCTGCTCGTGGAGGGCGCGCTGGTGGCGGCCGACCGGCTGCTGCCGGGCGCGGCCACCCGCTGA
- a CDS encoding ABC transporter permease: MAGQSCLVANDWICWEYVTSRSQELTDATLEHVWITGVSVLIGIAVSVPLALLARRGRHWAAPVLGITTLLYTVPSLAMFSLLLPVFGLSAALVVTGLVLYSLTILVRNVLAGLEAVPEDVREAARGMGYGPGRLLWQVELPLALPALLAGVRIATVSTVALTTVGSIVGKGGLGNLIAPAVNSSFKAQVLTASVLCVLLALVADLALLGLQRLLTPWTRASRPTRATRAARAARTAGVSGGAV; encoded by the coding sequence ATGGCCGGGCAGAGCTGCCTGGTGGCGAACGACTGGATCTGCTGGGAGTACGTCACCTCCCGCTCCCAGGAACTCACCGACGCCACCCTCGAACACGTGTGGATCACGGGCGTGTCGGTGCTGATCGGCATCGCCGTGTCCGTGCCGCTCGCCCTGCTGGCCCGCCGCGGCCGCCACTGGGCGGCACCCGTCCTGGGCATCACCACCCTGCTCTACACGGTCCCCTCGCTCGCCATGTTCTCGCTGCTGCTCCCGGTCTTCGGACTCTCGGCGGCGCTGGTGGTGACCGGGCTGGTGCTCTATTCGCTGACCATCCTCGTGCGCAACGTGCTGGCCGGTCTCGAAGCCGTGCCCGAGGACGTACGGGAAGCCGCGCGCGGGATGGGGTACGGCCCGGGCCGGCTGCTGTGGCAGGTCGAGCTGCCGCTGGCGCTGCCCGCCCTGCTGGCCGGCGTGCGGATCGCGACCGTCTCCACGGTGGCGCTGACGACCGTGGGCTCCATCGTGGGCAAGGGCGGCCTCGGCAACCTCATCGCACCCGCGGTGAACAGCTCCTTCAAGGCCCAGGTGCTCACCGCCTCGGTGCTGTGCGTGCTCCTCGCGCTCGTGGCGGACCTGGCCCTGCTCGGCCTCCAGCGGCTGCTGACGCCCTGGACCCGGGCGAGCCGCCCGACGCGTGCGACCCGGGCCGCGCGCGCCGCCCGTACCGCCGGCGTCAGCGGGGGAGCGGTCTGA
- a CDS encoding ABC transporter ATP-binding protein: MIRFEQVTKRYPDGTTAVADLSFEVAEGELVTLVGPSGCGKTTTMKMVNRLIEPTSGRILLNGEDIAAADPVELRRRIGYVIQQVGLFPHKTVLENTATVPQLIGTPKAKARARAAELLDLVGLDPAVYGGRYPEQLSGGQRQRVGVARALAADPPVLLMDEPFGAVDPVVRERLQNEFLALQRTVRKTILLVTHDLEEAVRLGDRIAVYGAGTIEQFARPAQVLGAPATDYVAGFVGADRGLKRLAVTAVAQADLADLDLDLDLDLASADGKAPTAGVALGASLREALALLLQEDSGRIGVTDPDSGALVGVLTPEGVHRALRRAGLQEA, from the coding sequence GTGATCCGATTCGAGCAAGTGACCAAGCGCTACCCCGACGGGACCACGGCCGTCGCCGACCTGTCCTTCGAGGTCGCCGAGGGAGAACTGGTCACCCTGGTGGGCCCGTCCGGCTGCGGCAAGACGACCACCATGAAGATGGTCAACCGGCTCATCGAGCCGACCTCCGGCCGGATCCTGCTGAACGGCGAGGACATCGCCGCCGCCGACCCGGTCGAACTGCGGCGGCGCATCGGCTACGTCATCCAGCAGGTCGGGCTGTTCCCGCACAAGACGGTGCTGGAGAACACTGCGACCGTGCCGCAGCTCATCGGCACCCCGAAGGCCAAGGCCCGCGCGCGGGCCGCGGAACTCCTCGACCTGGTCGGACTGGACCCGGCCGTCTACGGGGGCCGCTACCCGGAGCAGCTCTCCGGCGGCCAGCGCCAGCGCGTCGGCGTGGCCCGGGCGCTCGCCGCCGACCCGCCGGTGCTGCTGATGGACGAGCCGTTCGGCGCGGTGGACCCGGTGGTGCGCGAGCGGCTGCAGAACGAGTTCCTGGCGCTCCAGCGGACCGTGCGCAAAACGATCCTGCTGGTCACGCACGACCTGGAGGAGGCCGTCCGGCTCGGGGACCGCATCGCGGTCTACGGAGCGGGCACCATCGAGCAGTTCGCCCGCCCGGCGCAGGTGCTGGGCGCCCCGGCGACCGATTACGTGGCCGGGTTCGTCGGCGCCGACCGCGGGCTGAAGCGGCTCGCGGTCACCGCGGTGGCGCAGGCCGACCTGGCCGACCTCGACCTCGATCTCGACCTCGACCTCGCCTCCGCCGACGGAAAGGCCCCCACCGCCGGAGTGGCGCTGGGGGCCAGTCTGCGCGAGGCGCTCGCGCTGCTGCTCCAGGAGGACTCGGGCCGGATCGGGGTCACGGACCCCGACTCCGGCGCGCTGGTCGGCGTACTCACCCCGGAAGGGGTGCACCGGGCGCTGCGCCGGGCCGGGCTGCAGGAGGCCTGA
- a CDS encoding esterase family protein: protein MGLTSNTVLALAILAGVLLFAATVWFWPKLSGRSWRSVLGRIGLLLATQLAMFAAIGLAANKSFLFYGSWADLFGQETSVGKVVDHSMSSNDIKVVDKQHLDVPGGTKPAVAGQILKVSITGQKSKITSPGYVWLPPEYFQPQHKDQNFPASIVLTGYPGMAENLIKGLDYPMKAFSLSKAGKMKPMILVMMRPTPGARDTECVDIPGGPQTETFYGQDLPQAIQSTFRVGKKPENMGYIGNSTGGYCALKMTAHYPQTFGAGAGLSAYYEAADDPTTGDLFQGDAKLKARANLLEAIKAKQPTGTSFLVTSSEKGEPNLAGTKKFIKLVKGPDRVSSIILDSGGHNFNTWRREIPPMLVWMSGRIQA from the coding sequence ATGGGTCTCACCAGTAATACGGTTCTGGCGCTGGCCATCCTCGCCGGTGTGCTGCTGTTCGCGGCCACGGTCTGGTTCTGGCCGAAGCTCTCGGGCCGCTCCTGGCGCTCGGTCCTCGGCCGGATCGGCCTCCTGCTCGCGACGCAGCTGGCGATGTTCGCGGCGATCGGTCTCGCCGCGAACAAGTCGTTCCTCTTCTACGGGTCCTGGGCCGACCTCTTCGGCCAGGAGACCTCGGTCGGCAAGGTCGTCGACCACTCGATGAGCAGCAACGACATCAAGGTGGTCGACAAGCAGCACCTCGACGTGCCCGGCGGGACCAAGCCGGCGGTCGCCGGACAGATCCTGAAGGTGTCCATAACGGGCCAGAAGTCGAAGATAACGAGCCCCGGGTACGTGTGGCTGCCGCCGGAGTACTTCCAGCCGCAGCACAAGGACCAGAACTTCCCGGCCTCGATCGTTCTCACGGGTTACCCGGGCATGGCGGAGAACCTGATCAAAGGTCTCGACTACCCGATGAAGGCCTTCAGCCTGTCCAAGGCGGGCAAGATGAAGCCGATGATCCTGGTCATGATGCGCCCGACCCCGGGTGCGCGCGACACCGAGTGCGTGGACATACCCGGTGGCCCGCAGACCGAGACCTTCTACGGCCAGGACCTCCCGCAGGCCATCCAGAGCACCTTCCGGGTCGGCAAGAAGCCCGAGAACATGGGCTACATCGGCAACTCCACGGGCGGATACTGCGCTCTGAAGATGACCGCGCACTACCCGCAGACCTTCGGTGCCGGCGCAGGTCTGTCCGCGTACTACGAGGCCGCGGACGACCCGACGACCGGTGACCTCTTCCAGGGGGACGCGAAGCTGAAGGCCCGCGCGAACCTGCTGGAGGCCATCAAGGCGAAGCAGCCGACCGGTACGTCCTTCCTCGTCACCAGCAGCGAGAAGGGCGAGCCGAACCTCGCCGGCACGAAGAAGTTCATCAAGCTGGTCAAGGGCCCGGACCGGGTCTCCTCGATCATCCTCGACAGCGGCGGCCACAACTTCAACACCTGGCGCCGCGAGATCCCGCCGATGCTGGTGTGGATGAGCGGCAGGATCCAGGCGTAG
- a CDS encoding phosphatidylglycerol lysyltransferase domain-containing protein: protein MSSRIDGDKSGQVPKPVSRILRGPRPESVPGVVGTAVTVVGLLDIAAGVFPRFRHSRIHAVTEVLPGSFGPFAAALALSAGVLLLLLAHGLKRRKRRAWRAAVVLLPAGAVAQFTYRHSVIGVVIAAVLLALLLRHQSEFKALPDPRSRWKALANFVLMSAGSIGLGLVIVNSHPGRVVGNPGVYEQISHVVYGLFGFEGPVDYAGRVSWTVGYSLGALGMLTAVTTIYLAFRPEHPAARLTADDEVKLRELLARHGGRDSLGHFALRRDKAVVFSPSGKAAVTYRVVSGVMLASGDPVGDVEAWPGAIERFMEEAKTHSWTPAVMGCSETGGEVWTRETGLDALELGDEAIVDVKDFSLSGRAMRNVRQMVKRIERNGYTTKVRRVSELTGTELEQVRGAAEAWRGTDTERGFSMALGRVGDPGDGDCYIATAHRVEEGDTSPFGDLKAVLHFVPWGADGMSLELMRRDRAADPGMNELLIVASLEAAPALGIEKVSLNFAMFRSALARGEKIGAGPVLRMWRSLLVFLSRWFQIESLYKFNAKFRPRWEPRFVVFRTTRDLPRIGFAAMQAEGFVTLALPRLFAGRRRPKPVRTCAHHRVQSVPAQAEREVRAA from the coding sequence ATGTCTAGCAGGATAGATGGCGATAAGTCGGGACAGGTTCCGAAGCCTGTCAGCCGAATCCTCCGAGGCCCCCGACCGGAGTCCGTCCCGGGAGTCGTGGGCACCGCAGTCACGGTCGTCGGCCTGCTGGACATCGCCGCGGGAGTCTTCCCGCGCTTCCGGCACAGCCGCATCCACGCGGTCACCGAGGTGCTGCCCGGCTCCTTCGGCCCCTTCGCCGCGGCCCTGGCCCTCAGCGCCGGCGTCCTGCTCCTGCTGCTCGCCCACGGGCTCAAGCGCCGCAAGCGGCGCGCCTGGCGGGCGGCCGTGGTGCTGCTGCCGGCCGGCGCCGTCGCGCAGTTCACGTACCGCCACTCGGTCATCGGCGTGGTCATCGCGGCGGTGCTCCTGGCCCTCCTGCTGCGCCATCAGAGTGAATTCAAGGCGCTGCCCGACCCGCGCAGCCGCTGGAAGGCGCTCGCCAACTTCGTGCTGATGAGCGCGGGCTCCATCGGCCTCGGTCTGGTCATCGTCAACTCGCACCCCGGCCGCGTTGTAGGCAATCCGGGTGTTTATGAACAGATCAGCCACGTCGTCTACGGACTCTTCGGCTTCGAGGGCCCCGTCGACTACGCCGGCCGGGTGTCCTGGACCGTCGGCTACTCGCTGGGCGCCCTCGGCATGCTGACCGCCGTCACCACCATCTACCTGGCCTTCCGCCCCGAGCACCCGGCCGCCCGGCTCACCGCCGACGACGAGGTCAAGCTCCGCGAGCTGCTCGCCCGGCACGGCGGCCGCGACTCGCTGGGGCACTTCGCGCTCCGCCGCGACAAGGCCGTCGTCTTCTCCCCCAGCGGCAAGGCCGCCGTCACCTACCGCGTCGTCTCCGGCGTGATGCTCGCCTCCGGCGACCCGGTCGGCGACGTCGAGGCCTGGCCCGGCGCCATCGAACGGTTCATGGAGGAGGCCAAGACCCACTCCTGGACCCCCGCCGTCATGGGCTGCAGCGAGACCGGCGGCGAGGTCTGGACCCGCGAGACCGGCCTCGACGCCCTGGAGCTCGGGGACGAGGCGATCGTCGACGTCAAAGACTTCTCCCTCTCCGGCCGGGCGATGCGCAACGTCCGGCAGATGGTGAAGCGCATCGAGCGCAACGGCTACACCACCAAGGTCCGCCGGGTCAGCGAGCTGACCGGGACCGAGCTGGAGCAGGTGCGCGGCGCCGCCGAGGCCTGGCGCGGCACCGACACCGAACGCGGCTTCTCCATGGCGCTGGGCCGCGTCGGCGACCCCGGCGACGGCGACTGCTACATCGCCACCGCGCACCGCGTCGAGGAGGGCGACACCTCCCCCTTCGGCGACCTCAAGGCCGTCCTGCACTTCGTGCCCTGGGGCGCGGACGGCATGTCGCTGGAGCTGATGCGCCGCGACCGCGCCGCCGACCCCGGCATGAACGAACTGCTGATCGTCGCCTCCCTGGAGGCCGCCCCGGCGCTCGGCATCGAGAAGGTCTCCCTGAACTTCGCGATGTTCCGCTCGGCCCTGGCCCGCGGCGAGAAGATCGGCGCCGGCCCGGTCCTGCGGATGTGGCGCAGCCTGCTCGTGTTCCTCTCGCGCTGGTTCCAGATCGAGTCGCTGTACAAGTTCAACGCGAAGTTCCGCCCCCGCTGGGAGCCCCGCTTCGTGGTCTTCCGCACCACCCGGGACCTGCCCCGCATCGGCTTCGCCGCGATGCAGGCCGAGGGCTTCGTCACGCTCGCCCTGCCCCGCCTGTTCGCCGGCCGCCGGCGTCCCAAGCCGGTCCGCACCTGCGCCCACCACCGCGTGCAGAGCGTCCCCGCCCAGGCGGAGCGCGAGGTCCGGGCCGCCTGA